The genomic DNA TGATCGTTGAGATCGAGGATTATGTCGCGCTGATTCGCCTCAATCGGCCCGAGGCGCTGAATGCCCTCAACTCCAAGATGCTGACAGAGCTTGCGACAGTACTGCAAGCCGCAGACGCCAACGACAAAGTGCGCTGCATGATCATCACCGGATCGGAAAAGGCATTTGCCGCCGGTGCAGACATCAAGGAAATGGCCGGACAAAGCTTTGTCGACGTGTATTCCAAGAACCTTTTTGGCGGAATCAGCGACACGATCCTGGAGATTCGCAAGCCAATCATCGCCGCTGTATCGGGCTATGCCTTGGGTGGCGGCTGCGAATTGGCGATGGCCTGTGACTTCATCATCGCCTCCGACACGGCGAAATTCGGACAGCCAGAGATCAACCTCGGCGTTATTGCCGGTTTCGGCGGCAGCCAGCGCCTGACCCGTTTTGTGGGCAAAT from Pseudorhodobacter turbinis includes the following:
- a CDS encoding enoyl-CoA hydratase, whose product is MAYETLIVEIEDYVALIRLNRPEALNALNSKMLTELATVLQAADANDKVRCMIITGSEKAFAAGADIKEMAGQSFVDVYSKNLFGGISDTILEIRKPIIAAVSGYALGGGCELAMACDFIIASDTAKFGQPEINLGVIAGFGGSQRLTRFVGKSKSMEMHLTGRNMDAAEAERSGLVSRVVPAKSLIEEAKKAATKITEKSMISVSAAKEAVNRSYESTLREGLLFERRLFHSLFATEDQKEGMAAFLEKRTPQFRDK